The proteins below come from a single Pandoraea apista genomic window:
- the ftsZ gene encoding cell division protein FtsZ: MNFEMLETETNGTIIKVVGVGGAGGNAVQHMINRGVQGVEFIAMNTDAQALGRSQASVTIQLGKTGLGAGAKPEMGHAAAEEARERVADALRGAHMVFITAGMGGGTGTGAAPVVAQIAKEMGILTVGVVSKPFEFEGGKRMRVAETGAQELEDNVDSLIVVLNDKLFEVMGDDAEMDKCFQCADDVLHNAVAGIAEIINVDGLVNVDFEDVKTVMGEQGKAMMGTATVAGVDRARLAAEQAVASPLLEGVDLSGARGVLVNITASRSLRLSETREVMNTIKSYAAEDATVIFGTVYDDKMGDALRVTVVATGLGRAVAKKAAAPMTLLKTGTDNMPIATGHVPNVGQAGGTDYGALDTPAVWRSTRETAASHVAALQEKGVDTYDIPAFLRKQAD; the protein is encoded by the coding sequence ATGAACTTTGAAATGTTGGAAACGGAAACCAACGGCACCATCATCAAGGTGGTGGGTGTTGGTGGCGCTGGCGGCAATGCCGTCCAGCACATGATCAACCGTGGTGTGCAAGGCGTGGAATTCATCGCCATGAACACCGACGCACAGGCACTGGGCCGCTCGCAGGCCAGCGTGACCATTCAGCTCGGCAAGACCGGTCTGGGGGCTGGCGCGAAGCCGGAAATGGGCCATGCCGCAGCGGAAGAAGCCCGCGAGCGCGTGGCCGACGCCCTGCGTGGCGCGCACATGGTGTTCATCACCGCCGGTATGGGCGGCGGCACGGGCACGGGCGCGGCACCGGTCGTGGCACAGATTGCCAAGGAAATGGGCATTCTGACCGTGGGCGTGGTCTCGAAGCCGTTCGAGTTCGAAGGTGGCAAGCGCATGCGCGTGGCCGAGACGGGCGCGCAGGAACTGGAAGACAACGTCGATTCGCTGATCGTTGTGCTCAATGACAAGCTGTTCGAAGTCATGGGCGACGACGCCGAGATGGACAAGTGCTTCCAGTGCGCCGACGACGTGCTGCACAACGCCGTGGCCGGCATCGCCGAAATCATCAACGTCGACGGTCTGGTGAACGTCGACTTTGAAGACGTGAAGACGGTGATGGGCGAGCAGGGCAAGGCCATGATGGGTACGGCCACCGTTGCCGGTGTCGATCGTGCGCGTCTGGCGGCCGAGCAAGCCGTGGCGAGCCCGTTGCTCGAAGGGGTGGACCTGTCGGGCGCGCGTGGCGTGCTGGTGAACATCACGGCGTCGCGTTCGCTGCGTCTGTCGGAAACGCGTGAAGTGATGAACACCATCAAGAGCTACGCTGCCGAAGACGCGACCGTGATTTTCGGTACCGTCTACGACGACAAGATGGGCGATGCACTGCGCGTGACTGTCGTGGCAACCGGCCTGGGCCGTGCGGTTGCGAAGAAGGCCGCTGCACCGATGACGTTGCTCAAGACCGGTACCGACAATATGCCGATCGCGACCGGCCATGTGCCGAACGTGGGTCAGGCAGGCGGTACGGACTACGGCGCGCTCGATACGCCGGCCGTGTGGCGTAGCACGCGCGAGACCGCAGCCTCGCACGTTGCCGCGTTGCAGGAGAAGGGTGTCGACACGTACGACATTCCGGCCTTCCTGCGCAAGCAAGCCGACTGA
- a CDS encoding D-alanine--D-alanine ligase, which yields MGGRSAERQISLISGNGVLEALRSRGVDAHAFDTGMHDLAALAAQKFDRVFIALHGRYGEDGTLQGALEHLGIPYTGSGVLASALAMDKEMTKRVWINEGLPTPRFAMLTADSDFDAVARDLGLPLIVKPSREGSTIGLTKVTDASQLKAAYEKAAALDPDVLAEEFIDGDELTVPVLGVGTKGAAAARALPVIRIVAPDANYDYQNKYFKDDTRYECPPPLSVSLQEEVQRLVLRAYLVLGCRGWARADVMLRKRDNKPFLLEINTSPGMTGHSLVPISARAAGLSYEDLVVEILATATLDLHPNAQWKPE from the coding sequence ATGGGCGGACGCTCGGCCGAGCGTCAGATCTCGCTGATTTCGGGCAATGGTGTGCTCGAAGCCCTGCGCTCGCGTGGCGTGGACGCGCATGCATTCGATACGGGCATGCACGACCTCGCAGCATTGGCGGCGCAAAAGTTCGACCGCGTGTTCATCGCGTTGCACGGCCGCTATGGCGAAGACGGCACGCTGCAAGGCGCACTTGAGCATTTGGGCATTCCCTACACCGGCAGCGGCGTGTTGGCTTCCGCACTGGCGATGGACAAGGAAATGACCAAACGCGTGTGGATCAACGAAGGGCTGCCGACACCGCGCTTCGCAATGCTCACCGCCGACAGCGATTTCGACGCCGTGGCACGCGATCTCGGCCTGCCGCTGATCGTCAAGCCGTCGCGCGAAGGCTCGACTATCGGGCTCACGAAGGTCACCGATGCGTCGCAGCTGAAGGCGGCGTACGAGAAGGCTGCTGCCCTCGATCCGGATGTGCTCGCAGAAGAGTTCATCGACGGCGACGAACTGACCGTGCCGGTGCTCGGCGTGGGAACGAAGGGTGCCGCGGCTGCGCGTGCACTGCCAGTGATCCGCATCGTGGCGCCGGACGCGAACTACGACTACCAGAACAAGTATTTCAAGGACGACACGCGCTACGAATGCCCGCCGCCGCTGTCGGTGTCCCTTCAGGAGGAAGTGCAGCGCCTCGTGTTGCGCGCCTACCTCGTGTTGGGCTGCCGTGGCTGGGCGCGTGCCGACGTGATGCTTCGCAAACGCGACAACAAGCCGTTCCTGCTTGAGATCAATACGTCGCCGGGCATGACCGGCCACTCGCTGGTGCCGATCTCGGCGCGAGCGGCTGGCCTGTCGTACGAAGACCTGGTGGTTGAAATTCTGGCAACTGCGACGCTCGATTTGCACCCGAACGCGCAGTGGAAGCCAGAGTGA
- the ftsA gene encoding cell division protein FtsA: MSKDYKDLLVALDIGTSKVVAVVAELRPEGRYEVIGLGQSESRGLKKGVVVNIEATVQSIQRALEEAELMADCKITNVFTGIAGSHIRSFNSSGMVAIKDKEVTQADVARVIETAKAINIPTDQQVLHILTQEFIIDGQEDVREPIGMSGIRLEVKVHIVTGAVSAAQNIVKCVRRCGLEVNDLILQPLASSISVLTEDEKELGVVLIDIGGGTTDIAIFSEGAIRHTAVIPIAGDQITSDIAMAVRTPTPDAEDIKIQHGIAKQSLADPDEMIEVPGLGERGPRTLSRQALAAVIEPRVEELFSLVQQVVRESGYEELLSSGIVLTGGAAMMPGMVELGEDIFLKPVRIGVPEYAGGLADVVRSPRYATAMGLLLEGRSQRMRGRKVAVQSGQANQVWTRMRDWFFSNF; this comes from the coding sequence ATGAGCAAAGATTACAAGGATCTGTTGGTCGCCCTCGATATCGGCACGTCGAAAGTCGTGGCGGTGGTGGCCGAGCTGCGCCCTGAAGGCCGCTATGAAGTGATCGGCCTGGGCCAGAGCGAATCGCGAGGCCTGAAAAAGGGCGTCGTGGTGAACATCGAGGCGACTGTGCAGTCGATTCAGCGTGCGCTCGAAGAAGCCGAGCTGATGGCCGATTGCAAGATCACCAATGTGTTCACGGGGATTGCCGGCAGCCACATCCGCAGCTTCAACTCGAGCGGCATGGTGGCGATCAAGGACAAGGAAGTGACGCAGGCCGATGTGGCGCGCGTTATCGAGACGGCCAAGGCCATCAACATTCCGACCGATCAGCAGGTGCTGCATATCCTCACGCAGGAATTCATCATCGACGGTCAGGAAGATGTGCGCGAGCCGATTGGCATGAGCGGCATCCGTCTGGAGGTGAAGGTGCACATCGTGACCGGCGCTGTCTCGGCTGCGCAGAACATTGTGAAGTGCGTGCGCCGCTGTGGCCTCGAAGTCAACGATCTGATTCTGCAACCGCTGGCGTCGAGCATTTCGGTACTGACGGAAGACGAGAAGGAACTCGGCGTGGTGCTGATCGATATCGGCGGCGGCACGACGGATATCGCGATCTTCAGCGAAGGGGCGATTCGTCACACGGCGGTGATTCCGATCGCCGGCGATCAGATCACGAGCGACATTGCGATGGCCGTGCGCACGCCGACGCCGGATGCGGAGGACATCAAGATTCAGCACGGCATCGCCAAGCAGTCGCTGGCCGATCCGGACGAAATGATCGAAGTGCCGGGGCTGGGCGAGCGCGGTCCGCGCACGCTCTCGCGTCAGGCGCTGGCGGCGGTGATCGAACCGCGCGTCGAAGAACTGTTCTCGCTCGTGCAGCAGGTGGTGCGCGAGTCGGGTTACGAAGAACTGCTGTCCTCGGGCATCGTGCTCACCGGCGGCGCGGCAATGATGCCGGGCATGGTCGAGCTGGGCGAGGACATCTTCCTCAAACCGGTGCGTATTGGCGTGCCGGAGTATGCCGGCGGCCTTGCCGACGTGGTGCGCAGCCCGCGCTACGCGACGGCGATGGGCCTGCTGCTCGAAGGGCGTTCCCAACGCATGCGCGGCCGTAAGGTCGCAGTGCAGTCGGGGCAAGCGAATCAAGTCTGGACGCGCATGCGCGACTGGTTCTTCAGCAATTTTTAA
- the murC gene encoding UDP-N-acetylmuramate--L-alanine ligase: MKHIVKHIHFVGIGGSGMSGIAEVLLNLGYQVSGSDLGDNAVTQRLAGLGARIARGHDAGNIEGADAIVVSTAITADNPEVLAGRARQIPIVPRALMLAELMRLKQGVAIAGTHGKTTTTSLVASVLAQGGLDPTFVIGGRLNSAGANAKLGTGDFIVVEADESDASFLNLNPVIEVITNIDADHMDTYGHDFARLKQSFVAFTQRLPFYGIAVLCVDDPNVREILPFVSKPIVRYGLSEDAQVRAIDVRADAGQMRFTVLRQFGAGAAPLDITLNLPGEHNVRNALAAIAIATELEVPDAAIQQALAEFNGVGRRFQRYGEIALPKSSGSGTFTLIDDYGHHPVEMAATLAAARGAFPGRRIVLAFQPHRYTRTRDCFEDFVKVLSDADAVVLGEVYSAGEAPIVAADGRALSRALRVAGKVEPVFVEDVAQLPDAILQVARAGDVVITMGAGSIGAVPGKLQVQQGV, encoded by the coding sequence ATGAAACACATCGTCAAACACATTCACTTCGTCGGCATTGGCGGCTCGGGTATGAGCGGCATTGCCGAGGTGTTGCTCAACCTGGGATATCAGGTGAGCGGCTCCGATCTCGGCGACAACGCCGTGACCCAGCGCCTCGCGGGTCTGGGGGCGCGTATCGCTCGCGGTCACGACGCCGGCAATATCGAGGGCGCAGACGCCATCGTTGTGTCCACTGCCATTACGGCCGACAACCCGGAAGTGCTGGCGGGCCGCGCCCGGCAGATTCCTATCGTGCCGCGCGCGCTGATGCTCGCGGAGCTCATGCGTCTGAAGCAGGGAGTGGCGATTGCCGGCACGCACGGCAAGACCACCACGACGAGCCTCGTGGCGAGCGTGCTTGCTCAGGGCGGCCTGGATCCGACGTTCGTGATCGGTGGCCGTCTGAACAGCGCGGGCGCGAACGCCAAGCTGGGTACCGGCGACTTCATCGTGGTCGAAGCCGACGAATCGGACGCCTCGTTCCTCAACCTGAATCCGGTCATCGAAGTCATCACCAACATCGATGCCGATCACATGGATACCTACGGGCACGACTTCGCCCGTCTGAAGCAATCATTCGTGGCCTTTACGCAGCGCCTGCCGTTCTACGGCATTGCCGTGCTGTGTGTGGACGACCCGAACGTGCGCGAGATCCTGCCGTTCGTCTCGAAGCCGATCGTGCGTTACGGGCTGTCGGAGGACGCGCAGGTGCGTGCGATCGACGTGCGTGCCGATGCCGGGCAGATGCGCTTCACCGTGCTGCGCCAGTTCGGCGCCGGCGCCGCACCGCTCGACATCACGCTGAATCTGCCGGGCGAGCACAACGTGCGCAACGCGCTGGCGGCGATTGCCATTGCCACCGAACTTGAAGTGCCCGATGCCGCGATCCAGCAGGCGCTGGCCGAATTCAACGGCGTTGGCCGCCGCTTCCAGCGCTATGGCGAGATTGCGTTACCGAAGTCGAGCGGCAGCGGTACGTTCACGTTGATCGACGACTACGGGCATCACCCGGTCGAGATGGCGGCCACGCTGGCAGCCGCGCGGGGTGCGTTCCCCGGGCGCCGCATCGTGCTGGCCTTTCAGCCGCACCGCTACACGCGCACGCGCGATTGCTTCGAGGATTTCGTGAAAGTGTTGTCCGACGCCGACGCCGTGGTGCTCGGCGAGGTGTATTCGGCGGGCGAGGCGCCCATCGTGGCTGCCGACGGCCGCGCCCTGTCGCGCGCATTGCGCGTGGCGGGCAAGGTAGAACCAGTTTTTGTGGAAGACGTGGCGCAACTGCCCGACGCCATTCTGCAAGTCGCTCGCGCGGGCGACGTTGTGATCACGATGGGTGCCGGCTCGATCGGCGCGGTGCCCGGCAAGTTGCAAGTTCAGCAAGGAGTTTGA
- a CDS encoding cell division protein FtsQ/DivIB: MWHNVRLLNAIASALVALVVLAALAAGGHWLIQRPIFTLKAIQIDGDVSHINGPTLRANAVSRLKGNFFTIDLDATRAAFEAVPWVRHASVRRVWPNQLAITIEEYKPLATWNDGRLVSVDGELFAANLAEAEDEGKLPEFAGPPGSEKDVTARYYDFVKWFAPLNMKPEAVTLSNRYAWGVRLAGGVQLALGRERTPETLATRSRRFVQAYPQVAARWGNQIEYADLRYPNGFAVRAAGMRFLSEEQAKKLAATPVQKRDSQKPAVAQPAARQKRSQ; encoded by the coding sequence ATGTGGCACAACGTACGCTTGCTCAACGCCATCGCGAGTGCGCTCGTCGCACTCGTCGTGCTGGCGGCGCTCGCGGCCGGCGGCCATTGGTTGATCCAACGGCCGATTTTCACGCTCAAGGCGATTCAGATCGACGGGGACGTGTCGCATATCAACGGACCGACGTTGCGTGCGAATGCGGTGTCGCGTTTGAAGGGCAACTTCTTCACGATCGATCTGGACGCCACGCGAGCGGCGTTCGAGGCGGTGCCCTGGGTGCGTCATGCGAGCGTGAGGCGTGTCTGGCCGAATCAACTGGCCATCACGATCGAGGAATACAAGCCGCTGGCCACATGGAACGACGGTCGTCTGGTCAGCGTGGACGGCGAATTGTTCGCAGCGAATCTGGCGGAAGCCGAGGACGAGGGCAAGTTGCCGGAGTTCGCGGGGCCGCCGGGCAGCGAAAAGGATGTAACGGCGCGGTACTACGACTTCGTGAAGTGGTTCGCGCCGCTGAATATGAAACCGGAAGCGGTCACGCTGTCGAATCGTTACGCATGGGGCGTGCGGCTCGCAGGGGGCGTGCAACTGGCGCTGGGACGGGAGCGTACGCCCGAAACCCTCGCCACGCGCAGCCGGCGTTTCGTACAGGCGTATCCGCAGGTTGCGGCGCGCTGGGGGAATCAGATCGAGTATGCCGATCTGCGGTACCCGAACGGTTTTGCGGTCCGGGCCGCAGGCATGCGTTTCTTGAGCGAAGAACAGGCCAAGAAGCTAGCTGCGACACCGGTGCAAAAGCGGGATTCGCAAAAGCCGGCAGTTGCGCAACCTGCCGCGCGGCAGAAGCGAAGCCAGTGA
- the lpxC gene encoding UDP-3-O-acyl-N-acetylglucosamine deacetylase, producing MLKQRTLKSIAKTVGIGLHSGRKVELSLRPAPPNTGIVFCRTDLNPPVEIPASAMAIGDTRLASVLQKDGARVSTVEHLMSACAGLGIDNLYVDVTAEEIPIMDGSAATFVFLIQSAGIEEQAAAKKFIRVTKPVEIREGDKFARLDPYDGFKLKFTIDFRHPAVDRTGQALEIDFAETSYAKEIARARTFGFAHEVEMLRELGLARGGSMDNAIVLDEYRILNNDGLRYDDEFVKHKMLDAIGDLYVIGHPLLASYTAYKSGHGLNNQLLRELLAQDAYEIVTFERAEDAPRGFQFDPQTQFA from the coding sequence ATGCTTAAGCAGCGCACACTCAAATCCATCGCCAAGACAGTCGGCATCGGCTTGCACTCCGGTCGCAAGGTCGAGCTGTCGTTGCGTCCGGCACCGCCGAATACGGGTATCGTTTTCTGTCGTACCGATCTGAATCCTCCTGTGGAGATTCCGGCATCGGCGATGGCGATCGGCGATACGCGTCTGGCGTCGGTGTTGCAGAAGGATGGTGCGCGGGTGTCCACCGTGGAGCACCTGATGTCGGCATGTGCCGGTCTGGGCATCGACAATCTGTATGTCGATGTGACGGCCGAAGAAATTCCGATCATGGATGGCAGTGCAGCGACGTTTGTCTTTCTGATTCAGTCGGCAGGCATCGAAGAGCAGGCTGCCGCCAAGAAATTCATCCGCGTGACGAAACCCGTCGAGATCCGTGAAGGCGACAAGTTCGCCCGTCTCGATCCGTACGACGGTTTCAAGCTCAAATTCACCATTGATTTCCGTCACCCGGCAGTTGATCGCACGGGCCAGGCGCTCGAGATCGATTTTGCCGAGACGTCCTACGCGAAGGAAATTGCGCGCGCCCGTACGTTTGGCTTCGCGCATGAGGTCGAGATGCTGCGCGAACTGGGTCTGGCTCGCGGCGGCAGCATGGACAACGCTATCGTGCTCGACGAGTACCGCATTCTGAACAATGACGGTCTGCGCTACGACGACGAGTTCGTGAAGCACAAGATGCTCGACGCTATCGGCGACCTGTACGTGATCGGCCACCCGCTGCTGGCGTCGTACACGGCGTACAAGTCGGGACACGGTCTGAACAACCAGTTGCTGCGCGAGCTTCTCGCACAAGACGCCTACGAAATTGTCACGTTCGAGCGCGCAGAAGACGCACCGCGCGGTTTCCAATTCGATCCGCAAACGCAGTTCGCGTAA
- a CDS encoding DciA family protein: MKRPKANRVARPLTTLLSASDGAGSLLVAAEQLGRLERDVHALLPPALTASVKVTPPREGALVFLVANNSLAARLRQQTPSLIDGLAKRGWLIRTIRIRVSIAAPEPQKPPKEARLPRQGLVSLRDLRDALEPSPLRDALARLVARHSYGGSRKS; the protein is encoded by the coding sequence ATGAAACGACCCAAAGCAAATCGCGTCGCCCGCCCACTGACCACCCTCCTGTCCGCATCCGACGGCGCGGGATCACTGTTGGTCGCCGCCGAGCAGTTGGGCCGGCTCGAGCGGGACGTGCATGCGTTGCTGCCCCCCGCACTCACCGCCAGCGTCAAGGTCACGCCGCCGCGCGAAGGGGCGTTGGTCTTTCTCGTCGCTAACAATTCGCTCGCAGCACGTCTGCGTCAGCAAACCCCTTCGCTAATCGACGGCCTCGCCAAACGCGGCTGGCTGATTCGCACGATCCGTATCCGCGTCAGCATCGCCGCCCCTGAGCCTCAGAAACCGCCCAAGGAGGCCCGGCTGCCCCGGCAGGGGCTGGTGAGTCTGCGCGACCTGCGCGACGCACTGGAACCCTCTCCGCTGCGAGACGCCCTCGCCCGTCTGGTTGCCCGTCACTCCTATGGGGGGTCGCGCAAATCGTGA